One region of Babylonia areolata isolate BAREFJ2019XMU chromosome 29, ASM4173473v1, whole genome shotgun sequence genomic DNA includes:
- the LOC143274579 gene encoding signal peptide peptidase-like 3, whose protein sequence is MGEEQLTETATVSAYAIMDSSRISTFVISILLIVYGSFRSLNIERENKEKEKENKEKPAGSSDSETEMQTIDTCQALLLPVGASASLLIMFLFFDSLQLIFAIFTAILATVAFAFLLLPMCQYLIQPCAGPQKISLGPCGRVTAAEIMSFCLSLMIVCVWIMTGHWLLMDALGMGLCVAFIALVRLPSLKVSTMLLLGLLVYDVFWVFFSSYIFSTNVMVKVATRPAENPVGIFAKKLHLTGLVREAPKLSLPAKLVFPSSQSTGNFNMLGLGDIVMPGLLLCFVLRYDTYKKSQVTSAEAGVPPPPHYVQRVSYFHCSLIGYFLGLLTATVSSEVFRAAQPALLYLVPFTLLPLLTMAYLKGDLRRMWHEPFIQNVPAKHVDV, encoded by the exons ATGGGGGAAGAACAGCTGACTGAAACTGCAACAGTTTC TGCCTACGCCATAATGGATTCATCCAGGATCTCCACCTTCGTCATCTCCATTCTACTCATTGTCTATGGCAGCTTCAG GTCGTTGAACAtcgaaagagagaacaaagagaaggagaaggaaaacaagGAGAAGCCAGCTGGATCATCTGATAGCGAGACTG AGATGCAGACGATCGACACCTGTCAAGCCCTACTGTTGCCAGTTGGGGCCTCAGCCTCTCTCCTCATCATGTTCCTCTTCTTTGACTCCCTGCAGCTGATCTTCGCCATCTTCACCGCCA TCCTGGCTACGGTGGCCTTTGCTTTCCTGTTGTTACCAATGTGTCAGTATCTGATCCAGCCCTGTGCCGGGCCTCAAAA aaTCTCATTAGGACCATGTGGGCGTGTTACAGCAGCAGAAATCATGTCCTTCTGTTTGTCCttgatgatcgtgtgtgtgtggataatgacTGGTCACTGGTTACTGATGGATG CACTAGGAATGGGTCTGTGTGTGGCCTTCATTGCCCTGGTACGACTGCCCAGCCTCAAAGTGTCCACAATGCTGCTGTTGGGACTGCTCGTCTACGATGTCTTCTGG GTGTTCTTTTCGTCCTACATCTTCAGTACCAATGTGATGGTCAAAGTGGCCACCAGACCTGCTGAAAACCCG GTGGGTATCTTTGCCAAGAAGCTTCACCTCACCGGCCTTGTCAGGGAGGCTCCCAAGTTGTCTCTACCTGCAAAACTGGTCTTCCCCAG CTCACAGTCCACTGGTAACTTCAACATGCTGGGTTTGGGTGACATT GTGATGCCAGGTCTGTTGCTGTGCTTCGTGCTGCGCTACGACACCTACAAGAAATCCCAGGTCACCTCCGCAGAGGCCGGAGTGCCGCCCCCGCCACACTACGTCCAGAGGGTGTCCTACTTCCACTGCTCCCTCATTGGCTACTTCTTGG GGTTGCTGACGGCCACAGTGTCATCAGAGGTGTTCAGAGCCGCCCAGCCTGCCCTGTTGTACCTGGTACCCTTCACCCTGCTGCCCCTGCTTACCATGGCTTACCTCAAG ggggACCTGAGGAGGATGTGGCACGAACCGTTCATCCAGAACGTGCCCGCCAAACATGTGGACGTCTAG